TTGGGCAATATAAAAGGATAAAAGGTGTTAAAATAACAGTAGTTTTTGATGCCTATAATAGCTTTTCAACCGGTAGGCAAAGAGAGAATTATAAAGGTATTGATGTAGTGTATTCCAGGGAGAAGGAAACTGCAGATGATGTTATCATCGGGTGGATAAGGGAAAAGCGTGCCGGCATTATTGTTGTAAGCTCGGACAGGGAAATCATTGATGAGGCAAAACGACATGGTGCCGCCTTTCTTACACCGCCAGGCTTGGAAGCGCTGATGGCAAGAGATACATCCGGGCAATATACAGAATCAGATGAAACTGACCAGCAGTCCGGAAAGAAAAAGGGCAACCCGAGAAAACTTCCTAAAAAATTGAGAAAATCCACAAAGACCCTTGGTAAAATCTAAACATGCTTTGTCATGGTAGGACAGTATAATCCTTTTTAGCCCTCTTATTTTACATCTTTAAATCGTCTTCCTCTATTTCAGGTATAAAATCATCTTCTCGGGTAGCAGGTGGGCCTTCGTCTGCCTTCCATCTTCCACCTTCGGTTTGAGCACCGCCTCCAATCATCTTCATATTTGAGGCAATGATTTCATACATCTTTCTTTTTGCCCCATCTTTTCCTTCAAATTCACGTGACTGAATTCTCCCCTCGATATAAACAAGTTTCCCTTTTTTCAAATATTCTGCGGAAATCTCGCCGAGCTTTCTCCAGGCAACTACCCTGTGCCACTCTGTTCTTTCCTGTTTGTTGCCGCTTTTATCCTTCCATGTTTCCGAGGTTGCAACATTAAATGTTGCAACAGGCGATCCATCCGCAGTATACCGCAGCTCCGGGTCTCCACCGAGTCTTCCAATAAGTATCACCTTATTTATACTTGACATACTTCCCCCTGTTTTACGTTTTTAAAAAAATTTACAAAAACTATATGAAGTCACGCCAATAGCGTAACAACAATGACAGTCTGCGAGCACTCTTCTGTGTAAATCTGCATAGTTAAACTTATAGTATTAAGAACCAAATGTCAATGAACACGGAAAAAATCGGCTATTGTGTTGAAGAGAAGCGTGACGCTTAAGATGATCAGGATGGTCGTGCTTGTATATGAGATAATGTTTGTCCATAATGAGTTTTTGTATCCACCCATAAGTTCTTTGTTGTTGATGAGCCGAAGCATAAATATTAAAACCACAGGGAGAAGAAAACAGTTTATGATCTGAGAAAACCACATCACTTTGATCAGGGGGAGATTAGGTATTAAAACAAATGCAGCGCCCAGTATCAGGAATGTTGTAAACATGGACATAAACTGGGGGGCTTCTTTAAAGCTTTTTCCTATACCTGCTTCCCACCCGAAGGCCTCGCAAATATAATAAGTTGTGGCAAGCGGGAGAATGCAAGCCGAAAACAGAGAGGCATTGGCAAGGCCTACAGCGAAAAGTATATAGGCATATTTTCCTGCCAGTGGTTTTAATGAGAGGGCCGCATCTTCTGCTGAATCTATCTTGATGCCTGCGGGAAACAATGTGGCCCCACAGGCTACCATTATAAAATACGCAATGACTCCCATCATAATAGAACCAAAAATTACGTCAAATCTTGATGCCCAAAGGTATTTCTCGCTTAGCCCTTTTTCTACAACATTGGACTGGAGATAAAATTGCTGCCATGGGGTAATAGAAGTGCCAATAATGCTGACCACAATAATCAGGTAATCCATGTTCCATTGAATGGAAGGTGTTACTGTCTTGACCATTACCTCTTTCCAGTCAGGTTTTGCGGAGAACGCAGAAAAAATATAGGTAAGATATATTAAACAGACAAAGAGGAATATTTTTTCAAATATACTGTAATTCCACCTCCTGACCAAAAACCATACAAAGGCAGCTCCAAGAGGCACGGAAATGTATTTGGATACATTAAAAAGCTCCATGCTTGCCGCCCATCCTGAAAATTCAGCCATAGTATTCCCGAGGTTTGTAAAAAAAAGGCACACCATAACCCAGAAGGCAGTTCTTATTCCATAATTCTCACGTATAAGGTCCGCAAGGCCCTTGCCTGTGACTACCCCCATTCGCGCAGACATTTCCTGATATACCATAAGGAGAAAAACTATAGGGATAAGGGTCCACAGGAGGTTGTACCCGTAGCGCGCCCCGGCAATAGAATAGATGGCGATACCGCCCGCATCATTATCTATATTGGAGGTAATTATTGCTGGACCTATAAGAGAAAGCAATATTATGAGCCTTCTTCGTGTAAACATGCCCACTGATATACCACAGATATTTTGATGTTGCAATTCAAAGTATCAATAAACAAGATAAATCTTGACATGAAATTATCTCTGTGCTAATAAATAAACACTATGAAGAAAGATACCGTGAAAATTCAATGGATATGGTGGTGGCAGGCAATGTAGGTGTGAAACCGTAATAACCGGCCACGGGCGGATTCACACCGTCCGTGGCTTTTTTGTTTCAAAAGGCCATGGGATTTGATTGAGACCATGGCCTTTTTATTTACGTAAAAAGCCAGATGTCCCGCTCTGTGAGCTGTGATGAATGGCGGATATTTTTCGCGCAGGCTAAAACCTGCGACTACTAAAAAAAAGGAGGAGCATTATGAACAGAAAAACTATTTTAAGCGAACAGGACATGCCAAGGGCATGGTACAACATTCAGGCAGATTTGCCTAACCCCCTACCCCCGCCTTTAAATCCTGCGACAGGGGAACCCATTACGCCTGATATGCTTACACCCATCTTCCCCATGAACCTGATTGAGCAGGAAGTAAGCACTGAAAGGTGGATTGATATTCCGGATGAAATAATAGAAAAACTTCTTATGTGGCGGCCGACCCCCCTTTACAGGGCGCATAACTTAGAGAAGTTTCTCGGAACACCGGCTCATATCTATTTCAAGAACGAGGGCGTAAGCCCTCCGGGGAGCCACAAGCCGAATACGGCTATTGCACAGGCATACTACAACAAGATCTTCGGCACAAAGAGGCTCACAACAGAGACCGGTGCAGGGCAATGGGGGAGTGCACTTGCCTTTGCATGCAACCAGTTCGGCCTTGAACTGAAAGTTTACATGGTCAGGGTGAGTTTCAACCAGAAGCCATACAGAAAAATTATGATGGAAACATGGGGCGCGAAGTGCGTGCCAAGCCCAAGCCCTGATACAAATGCAGGCCGGAAATATTTTGAACAGAATGCAGAGCATCCCGGCAGCCTTGGCATTGCTATAAGCGAAGCCATAGAAGATGCTGTGACAACAGAGAACTCAAAATACTCACTCGGCAGCGTACTTAATCATGTAATGATGCATCAAACCATCATAGGTCTTGAGGCACAGAAGCAGCTTGCCATGGTTGGGGAGTATCCCGATATGGTGATTGGTTGTGCAGGCGGCGGGAGCAATTTTGCAGGCATATCTTTTCCTTTTATAAGGGATAAGATTCATGGTAAGGAAGTAAAGATTATTGCATCAGAACCGACTTCATGTCCGACTATGACAAAAGGACCCTATGTGTATGATTTTGGCGATACCGCCCAGACAACGCCGCTTCTACCTATGTATTCCATCGGCCACGATTTTGTTCCTGCACCGATTCATGCCGGAGGACTACGGTATCACGGAATGGCTCCACTTGTCAGCAGACTGCTCATGGACGGGCTTATAGAAGCAAGGGCCTATTCTCAATTGGAAACCTTTGCCGCAGGTCTCATGTTTGCGAGGACAGAAGGCTTTATCCCTGCACCGGAGACAAACCATGCCATAGCATGTGTGATTGATGAGGCGAAGAAGGCTAAAGAAGAAGGAAAAGAAAAGGTAATACTAATGAACTGGAGCGGTCATGGTATTATTGACCTTTCATCATATGATGCATATTTGTCCGGGAAGCTTGTGGATTATGCCATGCCGGATGATGAGATCGGGAAGCTAATCAAAGAACTGGAGAAGTATCCTAAGCCGATATAAAGGAACACAGAGGGTAGAGAGCACGGAGCAAAGATTATCTGCTTGTAGCTCTCTGCCCTCAGCAATGATTCATGAGCTATAAGCCGATTCGCCTGGAGGTTTATTATGGAAATTTACTGTACACAACTTGGTATGGTTATTGATATCACTTATTGTATATCCGTGAATGATGGGCTGCCGTGCAGAAATACCATCGGGTGTTGGGAAAACAGAATAGATATTCACGTTTTTTTAAAAGAAAACTTTACACCCAATGATCTGAAGAAGGCTTTTAGCAATTTGCCGAAATCAAAAATTGAGCGAATAATCGAATCTGCTCATATTAAAGGATCAGTTACTTAGGGGGGGTTAAGCTTGGAGACATTTAGCCCTTGACAACTGAAAAATCTCCGTGTTATCAGATAATGTCATGCTCGGTTTTCCCGATTTCTGGATATTTGCAGGATATTCACTGACTATAATCGCCGCAATATTTTGTATTGTATACGGCATCATCAACTGGCACAAGGGCGTAGAAGAAAAAGACGGAGATTACAGGGAAGAGATCAAGTGGGAAAAAGAGGAAATCGAATTGATCGAAAAGCTTCCATAACAATATGTTTTACCTTATCACATTCATCGTTATCTACCTTGCAATAACTGTTTATCTGAGCTATCTCGGGTACAGGCGGACCACAACCGTTTCCGACTACCTGCTTGCCGGAAGACAGGTTCATCCTGTCACAATGGCTTTAAGCTATGGCTCAACCTACGTCAGTACATCGGCAATAATCGGCTTTGGCGGCATCAGTGCCCTTTATGGTTTCAGCCTTTCATGGCTGGCGTTTCTGAATATTATGGTAGGGGTATGGATAGCCTTTGCTATTTTCGGGAAAAGGACGCGGAAAATGGGTAAAGCCCTCGATGCGCATACTTTTCCGGAACTTCTTGGGAGAAGATACGATTCGAGATTTGTCCAGGGGTTCTCGGGACTTGTTATTCTTCTCTTTATGCCTGTATATTCAGCGGCTATCCTGATAGGCATCGCAAGGTTTATAGAAGTATATATAAATATTCCCTTTGCAACAGCCCTTCTCGGATTTCTCCTGATCAATGCCTGCTATGTTATATGGGGTGGTCTCAAAGGCGTTTTATATACCTCCGCGTTTCAGGGTATCATCATAATAGCCGTTATGCTTGTAATCGGCATCTCCACATACTCTTTTTCCGGAGGTATTATAAACGCCCACAAAGCACTTACCGAATTAACGCTTCTTGTCCCTCCATATCTGGAGGAAATAGGCCACAGAGGCTTTACCTCAATGCCGGAGACTGGATCATCACTCTGGTGGTTTATCATTACAACAATGGTCATGGGAGTGGGCATCGGGGTAATCGGGCAGCCGCAGCTTAACGTAAGGTTTATGACCCTCAAATCCGACAGGGAGTTGAACAGGTCGATTCCCTTTACCGCCATTTTTATCCTTCTGACAAGCGGCATAGCCTTTGCGGTCGGAGCGCTCACAAATGTTGTTTTTTATAACAAGTATGCAGAGCTTTCCATACAGGCTGTTCAGGGCAATATTGATAAAATCATACCTCTTTATATTGACCGGTTCTATCCACAGTGGTTTGTTGCCGTATTTCTCGTTGGGCTCATGGCAGTAGCGATGAGCGCCAATAGCAGCCAGTTTCATACACTCGGCACATCGTTGAGCAGGGACATATTCGAGCAGGCACTGCTCAAGGGCAAATCCGTAATAGAAACCACCGTTGTGACAAGGATAGGTATTGTATTCGGCATTTTTGCAACCCTTATATTCGGACTAATACTGCCGGAGAGCATTATTGCCATAGCTACTGCATTTTTCTTCAGTCTCTGCGGTGCTACGTTCATCCCATCGTATCTGTTTGCCCTTTACTGGAGAGGCGGAACAAAGACCGGTGCAAAGGCAAGCATTTTGTGCGGTTTTTTTATCTCGCTTTTGTGGATGTTGTTTGTCCACGAAAACGAATCAAAGGCGATA
This is a stretch of genomic DNA from Pseudomonadota bacterium. It encodes these proteins:
- a CDS encoding NYN domain-containing protein yields the protein MPHLIIDGYNYINRIRTSPAGEGSNLDMLRRSILERFGQYKRIKGVKITVVFDAYNSFSTGRQRENYKGIDVVYSREKETADDVIIGWIREKRAGIIVVSSDREIIDEAKRHGAAFLTPPGLEALMARDTSGQYTESDETDQQSGKKKGNPRKLPKKLRKSTKTLGKI
- a CDS encoding single-stranded DNA-binding protein is translated as MSSINKVILIGRLGGDPELRYTADGSPVATFNVATSETWKDKSGNKQERTEWHRVVAWRKLGEISAEYLKKGKLVYIEGRIQSREFEGKDGAKRKMYEIIASNMKMIGGGAQTEGGRWKADEGPPATREDDFIPEIEEDDLKM
- a CDS encoding Nramp family divalent metal transporter translates to MFTRRRLIILLSLIGPAIITSNIDNDAGGIAIYSIAGARYGYNLLWTLIPIVFLLMVYQEMSARMGVVTGKGLADLIRENYGIRTAFWVMVCLFFTNLGNTMAEFSGWAASMELFNVSKYISVPLGAAFVWFLVRRWNYSIFEKIFLFVCLIYLTYIFSAFSAKPDWKEVMVKTVTPSIQWNMDYLIIVVSIIGTSITPWQQFYLQSNVVEKGLSEKYLWASRFDVIFGSIMMGVIAYFIMVACGATLFPAGIKIDSAEDAALSLKPLAGKYAYILFAVGLANASLFSACILPLATTYYICEAFGWEAGIGKSFKEAPQFMSMFTTFLILGAAFVLIPNLPLIKVMWFSQIINCFLLPVVLIFMLRLINNKELMGGYKNSLWTNIISYTSTTILIILSVTLLFNTIADFFRVH
- a CDS encoding TrpB-like pyridoxal phosphate-dependent enzyme, yielding MNRKTILSEQDMPRAWYNIQADLPNPLPPPLNPATGEPITPDMLTPIFPMNLIEQEVSTERWIDIPDEIIEKLLMWRPTPLYRAHNLEKFLGTPAHIYFKNEGVSPPGSHKPNTAIAQAYYNKIFGTKRLTTETGAGQWGSALAFACNQFGLELKVYMVRVSFNQKPYRKIMMETWGAKCVPSPSPDTNAGRKYFEQNAEHPGSLGIAISEAIEDAVTTENSKYSLGSVLNHVMMHQTIIGLEAQKQLAMVGEYPDMVIGCAGGGSNFAGISFPFIRDKIHGKEVKIIASEPTSCPTMTKGPYVYDFGDTAQTTPLLPMYSIGHDFVPAPIHAGGLRYHGMAPLVSRLLMDGLIEARAYSQLETFAAGLMFARTEGFIPAPETNHAIACVIDEAKKAKEEGKEKVILMNWSGHGIIDLSSYDAYLSGKLVDYAMPDDEIGKLIKELEKYPKPI
- a CDS encoding sodium:solute symporter family protein; protein product: MFYLITFIVIYLAITVYLSYLGYRRTTTVSDYLLAGRQVHPVTMALSYGSTYVSTSAIIGFGGISALYGFSLSWLAFLNIMVGVWIAFAIFGKRTRKMGKALDAHTFPELLGRRYDSRFVQGFSGLVILLFMPVYSAAILIGIARFIEVYINIPFATALLGFLLINACYVIWGGLKGVLYTSAFQGIIIIAVMLVIGISTYSFSGGIINAHKALTELTLLVPPYLEEIGHRGFTSMPETGSSLWWFIITTMVMGVGIGVIGQPQLNVRFMTLKSDRELNRSIPFTAIFILLTSGIAFAVGALTNVVFYNKYAELSIQAVQGNIDKIIPLYIDRFYPQWFVAVFLVGLMAVAMSANSSQFHTLGTSLSRDIFEQALLKGKSVIETTVVTRIGIVFGIFATLIFGLILPESIIAIATAFFFSLCGATFIPSYLFALYWRGGTKTGAKASILCGFFISLLWMLFVHENESKAIGLCKFISGSDSLLGHPWKMIDPQVIALPVSFAVFFAVSFFTSPIKEEIIRKSFRHI